In one window of Streptomyces sp. FXJ1.172 DNA:
- a CDS encoding ANTAR domain-containing protein — MAVVSHAVIDQAIGVVLSVGGLRPEQGWDVLREVSQHTNIKLREVARCLVHWPSGGQLPAGVRRALSTAVARARDPAATGQNDAMSGRPVR; from the coding sequence ATGGCCGTGGTTTCGCACGCCGTGATCGACCAGGCCATCGGAGTGGTCCTCTCTGTTGGCGGGCTCCGGCCCGAGCAGGGCTGGGACGTCCTCAGAGAGGTCTCCCAGCACACGAACATCAAACTCCGAGAGGTGGCCCGTTGCCTGGTGCACTGGCCGTCCGGCGGGCAGCTGCCCGCCGGTGTGCGCCGGGCCCTGTCCACGGCGGTGGCCCGTGCCCGTGACCCCGCCGCCACCGGACAGAACGACGCTATGAGCGGCCGGCCGGTGCGCTGA
- a CDS encoding IS3 family transposase, whose translation MAESFFATLKHELIGTQPWPSRSAAHTAIFEWIESWYNLHRLHSSLGSRCPVDYEAALAA comes from the coding sequence CTGGCCGAGTCGTTCTTCGCCACCTTGAAGCACGAGTTGATCGGCACCCAGCCCTGGCCGAGCAGGTCCGCCGCCCACACCGCGATCTTTGAGTGGATCGAGAGCTGGTACAACTTGCACCGACTGCACAGCAGCCTTGGCTCCCGCTGTCCCGTCGACTACGAGGCCGCACTCGCCGCCTGA
- a CDS encoding helix-turn-helix transcriptional regulator has product MDTLTFDSADLEVTEDFLSRAYARMRIGSSTPEAGRAQIRRTAIAPVSVDELALDFEMSYSVTPLGRICLCVVHEGTVQEHRFQGAEDTFGPGDVVLFAPPDLPYSGRICHARYNITMLDPELLAQVAAGPDDARPVRLTGHRPRSAAAAGHLSRTIAHLRDSVLAEPETADQPLIAATAVQYLAASVLNAFPNTALPEPTAADRRDAHPVMLRRALAYIDDNADQPVTVADIAAAAHVTVRALQYAFRRHLDTTPLAHLRRVRLAHAHQDLVAATPDSGESVTAIAARWGFHHPGRFAALYRDTYRRTPHATLTDG; this is encoded by the coding sequence ATGGACACACTCACCTTCGACAGCGCGGACCTGGAGGTCACGGAGGACTTCCTCAGTCGCGCCTACGCCCGGATGCGCATCGGCAGCAGCACCCCCGAAGCCGGCCGGGCCCAGATCCGGCGCACCGCCATCGCCCCGGTGAGTGTCGACGAACTCGCCCTCGACTTCGAGATGAGCTACTCGGTCACGCCGCTCGGGCGGATCTGCCTGTGCGTCGTGCACGAGGGAACCGTGCAAGAGCATCGTTTCCAGGGCGCCGAGGACACCTTCGGGCCGGGTGACGTGGTGCTGTTCGCCCCGCCCGACCTGCCGTACTCCGGGCGCATCTGCCACGCCCGCTACAACATCACCATGCTGGACCCGGAACTGCTCGCCCAGGTGGCCGCCGGCCCCGACGATGCGCGGCCGGTACGGCTGACCGGGCACCGGCCGCGCTCGGCGGCCGCGGCCGGTCACCTGAGCCGTACCATCGCCCACCTGCGGGATTCGGTGCTGGCCGAGCCCGAGACCGCTGACCAGCCGCTCATCGCTGCGACCGCCGTGCAGTACCTGGCGGCGAGTGTCCTGAACGCCTTCCCGAACACGGCCCTGCCCGAGCCGACCGCGGCCGACCGCCGCGACGCGCATCCCGTGATGCTGCGCCGCGCGCTCGCCTACATCGACGACAACGCCGACCAGCCGGTGACGGTCGCCGACATCGCCGCTGCGGCCCATGTGACCGTGCGCGCCCTGCAGTACGCCTTCCGGCGGCACCTGGACACCACCCCGCTGGCCCACCTGCGCCGGGTGCGGCTCGCCCACGCCCACCAGGACCTGGTGGCCGCCACACCGGACAGCGGGGAGAGCGTCACGGCGATCGCCGCCCGCTGGGGTTTCCATCACCCGGGACGCTTCGCCGCCCTGTACCGCGACACCTACCGGCGCACTCCCCACGCCACCCTGACCGACGGCTGA
- a CDS encoding gas vesicle protein GvpO: protein MTNTHSTSKTQNSHQDRNRGSEPDTAAQDRPGAMEVLRQARAQLAELTGMAAETVSSFERAGDGWVLEIEVLELPRVPDTMSLMASYRVDLDPEGQLTGYRRVRRYERGRADTAHRLGGR from the coding sequence ATGACGAACACACACAGCACGTCCAAGACACAGAATTCACATCAGGATCGCAATCGCGGCAGCGAACCGGACACGGCCGCACAGGACCGGCCGGGCGCCATGGAGGTGCTGCGCCAGGCGCGGGCCCAGCTCGCGGAGCTCACCGGTATGGCTGCCGAGACCGTGTCGTCCTTCGAACGGGCCGGGGACGGCTGGGTGTTGGAGATCGAGGTGCTCGAACTCCCCAGGGTGCCCGACACGATGAGCCTGATGGCGAGCTATCGGGTCGACCTCGATCCCGAGGGGCAGCTCACCGGGTACCGGCGCGTGCGCCGCTACGAGCGTGGGCGCGCCGACACCGCACATAGGCTCGGCGGCCGCTAG
- a CDS encoding gas vesicle structural protein GvpA, translated as MTVVPAQQTGGGGGSSGLYDVLELVLDRGLVIDAFVRVSLVGIEILKIDIRIVVASVDTYLRFAEACNRLDLESGPNKSPGLPEIVGEVTESGARGKSKGALSGAAETISDAFQQARDEHSGSDSGETESRPRARRATTARRKEREEQE; from the coding sequence ATGACCGTTGTACCGGCACAGCAGACCGGCGGAGGCGGCGGCAGCAGCGGCCTCTACGACGTGCTCGAACTCGTTCTCGACCGGGGGCTCGTCATCGACGCGTTCGTGCGGGTCTCCCTGGTCGGCATAGAGATCCTGAAGATCGACATACGGATCGTCGTCGCCAGTGTCGACACGTATCTGCGCTTCGCCGAGGCGTGCAACCGGCTCGACCTGGAGTCGGGCCCGAACAAGAGCCCGGGCCTGCCCGAGATCGTCGGCGAGGTCACGGAGTCCGGTGCCCGGGGCAAGTCGAAGGGCGCGCTGTCCGGGGCCGCGGAGACGATCTCGGACGCCTTCCAGCAGGCCCGCGACGAGCACTCCGGTTCCGACTCGGGCGAAACCGAGTCCCGGCCGCGTGCGCGTAGGGCGACGACGGCTCGCCGCAAGGAGAGGGAGGAGCAGGAGTGA
- a CDS encoding ATP-binding cassette domain-containing protein yields MTYARHAHIKMQLNRTGAQEMTDKTLSNAERVLRIGRAPDNDLVVPDPMVSQYHAVLGQTAEGEPEITDLTSSNGTYVNGHRVVRHVLCPSDIVAIGHSRFHLADGRLVRADGGAGSFIARDLTVRVRQRSETKTLLNQVSLDLPEKALVGIVGPSGCGKSTLLRALTGYQPADEGEVLYDGLNLYTHFAELRQRVALVPQDDVLHPQLTVRKALSYGAKLRFPRDSDAATREERVKEVLEELGLSHRMDTRITALSGGQRKRVSVAMELLTKPALLLLDEPTSGLDPGLDRQVMQMLRGLADGGRRVAVVTHSIANLHLCDRLLVLAPGGRTAYFGPSQYALEFFGYDDWADVFQAFDLHPDWDWAARYHKSIHYRTYTTVMEEAAAQRTDPPADGTQTEKSGAEGLKKHRKQRKRPKAGGGLREFNGAESVRPPSWRSQFTTLMRRNVSVIAADRGHAGLLLALPLIMGVLSVTVPAQYGFMAATQTCAKLASCAPNYNVDAQPVLLVLAVGACLTGTANSVRELVQERVVYQRERAIGLARSAYVLSKVMVLGLITAVQGFVVVAIGLAGRRLPPVGLVTTPSEIELVLVVVLLSTTSMMLGLIISALVRTAEKTMPLLVLATVVQVMFSGAVFPLFNQVGLNQLSWLVPSRWAVAAQAATINLSRIGPPADDRHPHSADPLWVHTAHQWWLDAGVLEGLGLVGIIVVVVLLRRHEPLVMRRG; encoded by the coding sequence TTGACCTACGCGCGTCATGCACACATCAAAATGCAACTGAACAGGACTGGCGCTCAGGAAATGACAGATAAGACGTTGTCGAACGCCGAGCGAGTCCTCAGAATAGGCCGCGCACCCGACAACGACCTCGTCGTGCCGGACCCCATGGTCTCCCAGTACCATGCGGTACTGGGGCAGACGGCCGAGGGTGAGCCCGAAATAACGGACCTCACCAGCTCGAACGGCACGTACGTCAATGGTCATCGGGTTGTCCGGCACGTGCTCTGCCCGAGTGACATTGTCGCGATCGGTCATTCCAGGTTTCATCTGGCAGACGGTCGGCTGGTGCGCGCCGACGGGGGCGCAGGTTCTTTCATCGCCAGGGACCTGACAGTCCGGGTGCGCCAGCGCAGCGAAACGAAGACCCTGCTCAACCAGGTAAGCCTCGACCTTCCCGAGAAGGCCCTCGTCGGCATCGTAGGCCCGTCGGGTTGTGGTAAATCCACCCTGCTGCGGGCTCTGACGGGCTATCAGCCCGCCGATGAGGGCGAGGTGCTCTACGACGGCCTCAACCTTTATACGCACTTCGCGGAACTCCGCCAGCGCGTGGCCCTCGTCCCACAGGACGATGTCCTTCATCCGCAGCTCACCGTGCGCAAAGCGCTGAGCTACGGAGCCAAACTGCGTTTCCCGCGCGACAGCGATGCCGCCACCCGGGAAGAGCGCGTCAAGGAGGTGCTGGAGGAACTGGGGCTCTCGCACCGTATGGACACCCGGATCACCGCGCTCTCCGGCGGTCAACGCAAACGTGTCTCAGTCGCCATGGAACTGCTGACCAAACCCGCCCTGCTGTTGCTGGACGAACCGACCTCCGGCCTCGACCCGGGCCTGGACAGGCAGGTCATGCAGATGCTGCGGGGTCTCGCGGACGGTGGCCGCCGTGTTGCCGTGGTCACGCACAGCATCGCCAACCTCCATCTCTGTGACCGTCTGTTGGTCCTGGCGCCGGGTGGCCGTACCGCGTATTTCGGTCCGTCGCAGTACGCGTTGGAGTTCTTCGGATACGACGACTGGGCGGACGTCTTCCAGGCCTTCGACCTTCATCCCGACTGGGACTGGGCGGCCCGCTACCACAAATCGATTCACTATCGCACGTACACCACGGTCATGGAGGAGGCGGCGGCCCAGCGCACCGACCCACCCGCCGACGGAACACAGACCGAGAAGTCCGGCGCGGAGGGTTTGAAGAAACACAGGAAGCAGAGGAAACGGCCGAAGGCGGGCGGCGGACTGCGGGAATTCAACGGTGCCGAATCGGTTCGTCCGCCGAGCTGGCGCTCCCAGTTCACCACCCTGATGCGTCGCAACGTGTCGGTCATCGCAGCAGACCGAGGCCATGCGGGTCTGCTGCTCGCACTGCCGCTGATCATGGGGGTGCTCAGCGTGACAGTGCCTGCCCAGTACGGCTTCATGGCCGCCACACAGACCTGCGCGAAGCTGGCGTCCTGCGCTCCGAACTACAACGTCGACGCCCAACCCGTACTGCTGGTGCTGGCAGTGGGTGCCTGTCTGACCGGTACCGCGAACTCGGTGCGCGAGTTGGTCCAGGAACGCGTCGTCTACCAGCGGGAACGCGCCATAGGGCTGGCCCGGTCCGCTTACGTCCTGTCAAAGGTGATGGTCCTGGGGCTGATCACCGCAGTACAGGGATTCGTGGTGGTCGCGATCGGACTGGCCGGCCGCCGGCTGCCGCCGGTGGGACTGGTGACCACACCGTCCGAGATCGAGCTGGTTCTGGTGGTGGTGCTCCTCTCCACCACCTCGATGATGCTCGGCCTGATCATCTCCGCCCTGGTACGCACTGCCGAGAAGACGATGCCCCTGCTGGTGCTCGCCACAGTCGTCCAGGTGATGTTCAGCGGTGCAGTCTTCCCGCTCTTCAATCAGGTGGGTCTGAATCAGCTCTCCTGGCTCGTCCCCTCCCGCTGGGCGGTCGCCGCGCAGGCCGCCACCATCAACCTGAGCCGGATCGGTCCACCCGCGGACGACAGGCACCCGCACTCCGCCGACCCGCTCTGGGTCCACACCGCCCACCAGTGGTGGCTGGATGCAGGGGTGCTGGAAGGCTTGGGGCTGGTTGGCATCATCGTGGTAGTGGTGCTCCTCCGGCGCCACGAGCCGCTGGTCATGCGCCGCGGCTGA
- a CDS encoding DUF1330 domain-containing protein, protein MSAYGFAHLRSRRQHTDIFEYLERIQATLDPFAGRFLIHGPPTEVVEGTWPGTMVLIEFPSLTEARAWYDSPAYRDILRLRTDHIEGDLLLIEGVGPDYHPAERAAKLRAEAGQAGQPAA, encoded by the coding sequence ATGTCCGCTTATGGCTTCGCCCATCTCCGTAGCCGCCGCCAGCACACCGACATCTTCGAGTATCTGGAGCGCATCCAGGCCACCCTCGACCCCTTCGCAGGCCGCTTCCTCATCCACGGTCCGCCGACCGAGGTGGTGGAGGGCACATGGCCCGGCACCATGGTGCTGATCGAGTTCCCCAGCCTGACCGAGGCCCGTGCCTGGTACGACTCGCCCGCTTACCGAGACATCCTGCGGCTGCGTACCGATCACATTGAGGGCGATCTGCTGCTGATCGAGGGCGTCGGACCGGACTACCACCCTGCCGAGCGGGCCGCCAAGCTGCGCGCCGAGGCCGGGCAGGCGGGGCAGCCAGCCGCATAG
- a CDS encoding CYTH and CHAD domain-containing protein, translating to MTDTKQETERKYEAPSADETTWLPDLTGVGPIMTVVDQGTEDLDAVYYDTDDLRLAGTSAVLRRRTGGTDSGWHLKLPLSPDSREEVQAPLSDALPDTLRDLTLSRTRGAEVRPVVRIRSTRGIRQLVGSGSTVLAELSIDSVRAESLLGTNARASWTEMEVELAPDTDPALLDVVDKKLRKSGVDRAHSPSKLARALEETMAGAPRLPGERTAETVVPGSAGEAVLRYVEDRIHTLVSLDPAVRRDVPDSVHKMRVTCRRLRSVLRSYRSVLDRKVTDPVREELKWLGNELGAERDQEVLLERLSSSIDALPPELVFGPVAARLQVWDLNNSSEAHQGTLDALNSPRYLALLDSLATLTEQPPLRDKAGRAPENITAKAILKEYDRLSGRVSHALELSPGSERDTALHEARKAAKKTRYATEPTRDTLGKPAKRLGKRVKAVQKVLGDHQDSVMTRGALRKMTLAAHAADEPSFVWGLLYGQEQAKADRSERELPTVWADASRRDPHKTLNQTR from the coding sequence ATGACGGACACGAAGCAGGAAACAGAGCGAAAGTACGAAGCCCCGTCGGCTGACGAGACGACATGGCTGCCCGACCTCACCGGTGTGGGCCCGATCATGACCGTCGTGGATCAGGGCACCGAGGATTTGGACGCCGTGTACTACGACACGGACGACCTGCGCCTGGCCGGTACCTCGGCCGTGCTCAGGCGAAGGACGGGGGGAACTGATTCTGGCTGGCATCTCAAACTGCCCCTGTCCCCGGACAGCCGGGAAGAGGTACAGGCCCCGCTGTCCGACGCACTTCCGGACACGCTGCGCGACCTGACCCTTTCCCGTACCCGGGGAGCGGAGGTGCGTCCGGTTGTCCGGATCCGGTCCACCCGTGGCATACGGCAGCTCGTCGGTTCCGGAAGCACCGTCCTCGCCGAACTCAGCATCGATTCGGTCCGCGCCGAGTCCCTCCTCGGCACCAACGCGCGGGCCTCCTGGACCGAGATGGAGGTCGAACTCGCACCGGACACCGACCCGGCACTTTTGGACGTGGTGGACAAGAAACTGCGCAAGAGCGGTGTAGACCGCGCACACTCGCCGTCCAAGCTGGCCCGGGCTCTGGAGGAGACGATGGCGGGAGCGCCCAGGCTGCCGGGCGAGCGGACTGCCGAGACCGTCGTGCCCGGATCCGCCGGCGAAGCGGTCCTGCGCTATGTCGAAGACAGGATTCACACCCTGGTGAGCCTGGACCCCGCGGTACGTCGCGACGTGCCCGACTCGGTCCACAAAATGCGCGTCACATGCCGGCGGCTGCGCAGCGTCCTGCGCTCCTACCGGTCCGTCCTCGATCGGAAGGTCACCGATCCCGTCCGCGAGGAACTCAAGTGGCTGGGAAACGAGCTGGGCGCCGAACGTGACCAAGAGGTACTCCTGGAGAGGCTGAGTTCGAGCATCGACGCTCTGCCTCCGGAACTGGTCTTCGGCCCCGTCGCCGCCCGGCTCCAGGTGTGGGACCTCAACAACAGCTCCGAGGCCCACCAAGGCACCCTCGACGCCCTGAACTCACCCCGTTACCTGGCCCTCCTGGACTCGCTGGCAACGCTCACGGAACAGCCCCCGCTACGCGACAAGGCCGGCCGGGCGCCGGAGAACATCACGGCCAAGGCCATCCTCAAGGAATACGACCGTCTCTCCGGCCGCGTTTCCCACGCACTGGAACTCTCGCCGGGGTCAGAACGTGACACAGCCCTTCACGAAGCCCGTAAGGCGGCCAAGAAGACGAGGTATGCCACGGAGCCGACGCGCGACACGCTGGGCAAACCTGCCAAACGCCTGGGCAAGCGCGTCAAAGCCGTCCAGAAGGTGCTCGGAGACCATCAGGACAGCGTCATGACACGCGGCGCCCTGCGCAAGATGACCCTGGCAGCCCACGCGGCCGACGAACCCTCCTTCGTCTGGGGCCTGTTGTACGGACAGGAGCAAGCGAAGGCCGACAGGAGCGAACGCGAGTTGCCGACGGTATGGGCCGACGCTTCGCGGCGCGATCCGCACAAGACGCTCAACCAGACCCGCTGA
- a CDS encoding DUF5372 family protein: MRLIHPFHPRCGEVFEFLERLNSWRADVVLVLDGQGRRCSFPLEWTDMAPVDAFGAAARGGCPYRTGDLVELADLVAGLLSGGRNGVGEMTP, encoded by the coding sequence ATGCGGTTGATCCATCCGTTTCATCCTCGGTGTGGTGAGGTTTTCGAGTTCCTCGAGCGACTCAACTCTTGGCGCGCAGATGTGGTGTTGGTCCTGGACGGCCAGGGCCGCAGGTGTTCGTTTCCGCTGGAGTGGACGGATATGGCGCCGGTGGATGCGTTCGGCGCGGCGGCCCGCGGCGGTTGTCCGTATCGGACCGGGGACCTGGTCGAGTTGGCGGACCTGGTGGCCGGGCTGCTGTCTGGCGGCCGGAACGGTGTCGGGGAGATGACGCCGTGA
- a CDS encoding gas vesicle protein GvpG, producing MGLVKELLLLPFAPVRGSAWVLGQVVHEAERIYYDPAAIRAELARLEELLEAGEIDEEEFDRAEDELLDRLETALRNDAGHGKGTRL from the coding sequence ATGGGACTGGTCAAGGAGCTGCTGCTCCTGCCGTTCGCACCGGTGCGCGGCAGCGCCTGGGTCCTCGGGCAGGTCGTGCACGAGGCGGAACGGATCTACTACGACCCCGCCGCGATCCGGGCCGAACTGGCCCGGCTGGAAGAACTACTGGAAGCCGGCGAGATCGACGAGGAGGAGTTCGACCGGGCCGAGGACGAGCTTCTCGACCGGCTGGAGACCGCTCTGCGCAACGACGCCGGGCACGGCAAAGGGACACGTCTATGA
- a CDS encoding GvpL/GvpF family gas vesicle protein yields MSTYVYGIVAATHPALPEGMGGVGDPPRQVRILTAGELAAVVSEAPEGLRPKRRDLLAHQNVLAEAGGGGCVLPMRFGSIAPDDDTVTGVLAERADHYLERLRALDGRVEYNVKASHVEEAVLHRVMSENPTLRTLAEANRQAGGGSYESRLQLGELVVTAVQVREAEDALEVRQTLEREAAAVAVGPESTGWLANVSFLVDRAGAEKFLAEFEALRKSHPHLDLRINGPLPPYSFVEPGPSEPAGTTVGGAGDGQE; encoded by the coding sequence GTGAGTACGTACGTCTACGGCATCGTGGCCGCGACGCATCCTGCCCTGCCCGAGGGAATGGGCGGGGTCGGCGATCCGCCGCGCCAGGTGCGCATCCTCACCGCGGGTGAGCTGGCCGCCGTGGTCAGCGAGGCCCCCGAGGGGCTGCGGCCCAAGCGCCGGGATCTGCTGGCCCACCAGAACGTGCTGGCGGAGGCCGGGGGCGGCGGCTGCGTGCTGCCCATGAGGTTCGGCAGCATCGCCCCGGACGACGACACTGTCACCGGCGTCCTGGCCGAGCGCGCCGACCACTACCTGGAGCGGCTGCGTGCCCTCGACGGCCGGGTCGAGTACAACGTCAAGGCCAGCCATGTGGAAGAGGCCGTGCTGCATCGCGTGATGTCCGAGAACCCGACGCTGCGTACCCTGGCCGAGGCCAACCGGCAGGCTGGAGGCGGCAGTTATGAGAGCCGGCTGCAACTCGGCGAGCTGGTGGTGACGGCTGTCCAGGTCCGTGAGGCCGAGGACGCGCTGGAGGTGCGGCAGACGCTGGAGCGGGAGGCCGCGGCCGTGGCCGTGGGTCCCGAGTCGACCGGCTGGCTCGCCAATGTCTCGTTCCTGGTGGACCGTGCGGGGGCCGAGAAGTTCCTCGCCGAGTTCGAAGCGCTGCGCAAGAGCCATCCGCACCTCGACCTGCGGATCAACGGACCGCTCCCGCCATACAGCTTTGTCGAACCCGGGCCCTCCGAACCCGCGGGCACCACCGTCGGCGGTGCGGGGGACGGTCAGGAGTAA
- a CDS encoding DUF5133 domain-containing protein: MLMPHPTTLRRLVKEYEALIATKALADDVSVGTRLQDLAYTLCVSTGTQEVSHALRVAQDYLDHTIDSVDGTGAASGTGRAPTIVSPGQVARTPTHTPARSVLPQG; the protein is encoded by the coding sequence ATGCTCATGCCCCACCCCACGACCCTGCGCAGACTCGTCAAGGAGTACGAAGCGCTCATCGCGACCAAAGCGCTCGCCGACGACGTCTCGGTGGGCACCCGCCTTCAGGATCTGGCCTACACGCTCTGTGTGTCCACCGGGACACAGGAGGTCTCACACGCTCTTCGTGTGGCACAGGACTACCTTGACCACACCATCGACAGCGTCGACGGCACAGGCGCCGCGTCCGGAACGGGCAGGGCACCGACCATCGTCAGCCCAGGCCAAGTCGCCCGAACGCCGACCCACACCCCAGCCCGCAGTGTCCTGCCGCAAGGCTGA
- a CDS encoding SRPBCC family protein, which produces MNTGPIGEAARSEAAERLKTELQEYLTAQTERLLTGAGRKLGEATGVLNDIAEGNSPGFGKLALDAGRKVAEGKGPVRSALELGLSHAKDTVMDQVKSLGGGKGKGKGKGGGQKPTVIMESVDVGVPVRTAYDQWTRYQDFSTFAKGVKSAGRGDDTTSDWQGKIWWSSRSWKGKTVEQIPDYRIQWSSQGAKGTHKGVVTFHHLDDNLTRVLLVIEYYPSGFFEKTANIWRASGRRARLDLKHYARHISLKGEVDDGWRGEIRDGEVVRSHEDVVAEEDEESYEEPYDEAEDAGQGEGEEYEDEAEGEYEDEYEESEDAEDDENEDEYAESGSRR; this is translated from the coding sequence ATGAACACCGGACCGATCGGCGAGGCGGCCCGTTCCGAGGCCGCCGAACGCCTGAAGACTGAGCTGCAGGAGTACCTCACCGCCCAGACCGAGCGCCTGCTCACGGGCGCGGGCCGCAAGCTGGGCGAGGCCACCGGCGTGCTCAACGACATCGCCGAGGGCAACAGTCCGGGCTTCGGCAAGCTCGCCCTCGACGCCGGCCGCAAGGTCGCCGAGGGCAAGGGCCCGGTGCGCTCCGCGCTGGAGCTCGGCCTCTCCCACGCCAAGGACACCGTGATGGACCAGGTGAAGAGCCTCGGGGGCGGCAAAGGGAAGGGCAAGGGAAAGGGAGGGGGCCAGAAGCCGACCGTCATCATGGAGTCCGTCGACGTCGGTGTGCCGGTGCGCACGGCCTACGACCAGTGGACCCGCTACCAGGACTTCAGCACCTTCGCCAAGGGTGTGAAGAGCGCCGGCCGTGGCGACGACACCACGTCGGACTGGCAGGGCAAGATCTGGTGGTCCAGCCGGAGCTGGAAGGGCAAGACCGTCGAGCAGATCCCGGACTACCGCATCCAGTGGTCGTCGCAGGGCGCCAAGGGCACCCACAAGGGCGTCGTCACCTTCCACCACCTCGACGACAACCTCACGCGCGTGCTGCTGGTGATCGAGTACTACCCGAGCGGTTTCTTCGAGAAGACCGCCAACATCTGGCGTGCCTCGGGCCGTCGGGCTCGCCTCGACCTCAAGCACTACGCCCGCCACATCTCCCTCAAGGGAGAGGTGGACGACGGCTGGCGCGGCGAGATCCGCGACGGCGAGGTGGTCCGCAGCCACGAGGACGTGGTGGCGGAGGAGGACGAGGAGTCGTACGAGGAGCCGTACGACGAGGCAGAGGACGCCGGGCAGGGGGAGGGTGAGGAGTACGAGGACGAGGCTGAGGGCGAATACGAGGACGAGTACGAGGAGTCGGAGGACGCCGAGGACGACGAGAACGAGGACGAGTACGCCGAGTCCGGGAGCCGTCGATGA
- a CDS encoding DNA primase: MNRIGLGLAIGAGYLLGRTRKLKLAFAVGSLVAGKRLNLGPKALLDLANQQLRDNPQFKEIGDQLRHDLRGVGKAASGAMVERQVDALADRLHGRTAEVRNQLAGVVPAAGGLGLDGGRDDEDAEADNDEAEDAGADDEGARDERDPAEARQRKAPVKKAAKKVPAKTAAKKAPAKKAPAKKVAQGRAAAKKTAGRARPKGGGDR; encoded by the coding sequence ATGAATCGCATAGGACTGGGCCTCGCGATCGGGGCCGGATACCTCCTGGGCCGGACCAGGAAACTGAAACTGGCCTTCGCCGTCGGCTCGCTGGTGGCGGGCAAACGGCTGAACCTGGGCCCGAAGGCACTGCTGGACCTGGCCAACCAGCAACTACGCGACAATCCGCAGTTCAAGGAGATCGGCGACCAGCTGCGCCACGACCTGCGCGGGGTCGGCAAGGCCGCCTCCGGTGCCATGGTCGAGCGCCAGGTGGACGCACTCGCAGACCGGCTGCATGGCCGTACCGCCGAGGTGCGCAATCAACTGGCCGGTGTCGTACCGGCTGCTGGTGGCCTCGGTCTCGACGGCGGCCGGGACGACGAGGACGCCGAGGCGGACAACGACGAGGCCGAGGACGCCGGTGCCGACGACGAAGGGGCGAGGGACGAGCGCGATCCGGCCGAGGCACGACAGAGGAAGGCGCCCGTGAAGAAGGCGGCGAAGAAGGTACCGGCCAAGACGGCGGCGAAGAAGGCTCCTGCCAAGAAGGCGCCCGCCAAGAAGGTCGCACAGGGCAGGGCCGCGGCCAAGAAGACGGCCGGACGGGCCAGGCCGAAGGGAGGCGGTGACCGATGA